A genomic window from Brassica oleracea var. oleracea cultivar TO1000 chromosome C8, BOL, whole genome shotgun sequence includes:
- the LOC106311257 gene encoding transcriptional regulator TAC1-like: protein MNRKYLDRRSYSWSGQSRPYICDFCERGFSNAQALGGHMNIHRKDRAKLREANLKEDNPEDSICTNSRTRFEQVPIELPFFVDTVSPTRKENNSKSGNYLGDEEEKKMRSLFQKALSKSAEVIDLELRLGLDPYKKSPSK, encoded by the coding sequence ATGAATAGAAAATACTTGGATCGAAGATCATATTCATGGTCTGGACAATCAAGACCATACATATGCGATTTTTGCGAGAGAGGTTTCTCCAACGCACAAGCTTTAGGAGGGCACATGAACATCCACAGAAAAGATAGGGCAAAACTGCGGGAAGCGAACTTAAAGGAAGATAATCCTGAAGACTCCATATGCACCAATTCAAGAACCAGGTTCGAGCAAGTTCCGATTGAATTGCCTTTCTTCGTTGACACGGTAAGTCCTACAAGAAAAGAAAACAATAGTAAAAGTGGAAACTATTTGGGAGATGAAGAAGAGAAGAAGATGAGGTCGTTATTTCAAAAAGCTTTGTCCAAAAGTGCAGAAGTGATAGACCTTGAGCTTCGTCTAGGATTAGATCCTTATAAGAAATCACCAAGTAAGTAG
- the LOC106309123 gene encoding uncharacterized protein LOC106309123 has product MGHFVSHCPTRPREEANLTETQEADALYMHEVVFLNEERVFPKRFDECDGNTSIWYLDNGASNHMTCKREFFSNLDESIKGKVKFGDGSNVEIVGKGSITFIGKTGERRALKDIYYIPSLKHNIISLGQATEMGCEVNMKEDLLMLKDPRGRLLVQVARQPNRLYKTLMEVEYPKCLQIQETDVTWMGHARLGHVNFGVMKNMVDKEMVVGIPQVIHEKDVCNACLVGKQTRDGDEHQDHQHHEVAENNDANQYQHVTSRYGRNIRKPKRFDDYILLTEVKSGRLLLTIDGEPESYIEAAVIQAWIDAMKAEIESIIQNKTWKLVKKPTGVKPIGSKCIYKIKRNGDGTVIKYKARLVAKAYVQQQDIDFDE; this is encoded by the exons ATGGGGCACTTCGTGTCACATTGTCCTACACGACCAAGAGAAGAAGCTAACCTAACGGAAACACAAGAAGCAGATGCATTATATATGCATGAAGTAGTATTCCTCAACGAAGAGAGAGTGTTTCCTAAGAGGTTTGATGAATGCGATGGAAATACGAGTATATGGTACCTTGACAATGGTGCAAGTAACCATATGACATGCAAGAGAGAGTTCTTCTCAAACCTAGATGAGAGCATCAAAGGCAAAGTCAAATTCGGTGATGGATCAAACGTCGAGATTGTTGGGAAAGGTTCGATCACGTTCATCGGAAAAACAGGGGAGAGAAGAGCACTCAAAGATATCTACTACATCCCAAGTCTTAAACACAATATCATAAGTCTTGGACAAGCAACCGAGATGGGTTGTGAGGTTAATATGAAAGAAGACTTACTGATGCTGAAAG ATCCCCGTGGAAGGCTATTAGTACAAGTCGCAAGGCAACCAAACCGATTGTACAAGACGCTAATGGAGGTTGAATATCCGAAGTGTCTTCAAATACAAGAAACTGATGTTACATGGATGGGGCATGCACGGCTAGGTCATGTGAACTTTGGAGTCATGAAGAATATGGTAGACAAAGAGATGGTAGTAGGGATACCTCAGGTGATACACGAGAAAGATGTGTGCAACGCCTGCTTAGTTGGGAAGCAAACTC GAGATGGTGATGAGCATCAAGATCACCAACACCACGAAGTAGCAGAGAACAACGATGCAAACCAATACCAGCATGTAACATCAAGATATGGTCGTAACATCAGAAAACCAAAGCGGTTCGATGACTACATCCTACTCACTGAAGTTAAAAGTGGCAGACTCTTGCTCACCATCGATGGTGAACCAGAAAGTTACATCGAAGCTGCAGTGATACAAGCTTGGATCGATGCAATGAAGGCAGAGATCGAATCTATCATCCAAAATAAGACCTGGAAGCTCGTCAAGAAGCCGACAGGTGTGAAACCGATAGGTTCGAAGTGTATCTATAAGATCAAGAGGAATGGAGATGGAACGGTGATCAAATACAAAGCAAGGCTAGTCGCAAAAGCCTACGTGCAACAACAAGACATAGACTTCGACGAGTAG